In Limnohabitans sp. TEGF004, the genomic window GCACTACCCGCGCTGGAACCAAGACCTGCTGCAAGACTTGGCCGAAGAACTCGGCATGACCCAACACCTCGACAAACGCCTCAGCATGCTGTCAGCCGGCAGTCGCCGCAAGGTGATGGTGGTGGCGGCTTTGGCATCAGGTGCAACCGTGACCTTGCTAGACCAGCCATTTGCCGCACTCGACTTGGCATCGGTTCGCGTCATCCATGAGTTCTTCCAAGAAGCAGCCGAGCACACTAGTCGCGCATGGATCGTGGCGGATTACCAAGCACCCAACGATTTGCCACTGGCGAGCGTGCTCAACTTAGACACACCACGCTAAATCGCAAATATAAAAAAGGCTCCCGAGGGAGCCTTTGTCGTTTGCACCGAAGTGCCATTGAACCAATGTTAGGCCTTGGCTGCATCCAAGTTGCGCAAGCGAATGTGCAGCTCGCGCAATTGCTTCTCGTCCACAGGGCTCGGTGCTTGGGTAAGCAAACACTGAGCGCGTTGGGTCTTGGGGAAGGCAATCACGTCGCGGATGGATTCAGCACCGGTCATCAACGTGACGATGCGGTCCAAACCAAAGGCCAAGCCGCCGTGTGGAGGCGCGCCGTATTGCAAGGCGTCGAGCAAGAAGCCGAACTTGAGTTGGGCTTCTTCGGGCGTGATCTTCAAAGCGTCAAACACTTTTTGTTGCACGTCGGCGCGGTGGATACGCACAGAGCCGCCACCCATTTCCCAACCGTTCAACACCATGTCGTAGCCCTTGGAGATGCACTTCTCGGGCGCAGTGACCATCCAGTCTTCGTGGCCGTCTTTGGGCGCGGTGAAGGGGTGATGCACGGCGGTGTAGCGTTGACTTTCGTCGTCAAACTCAAACATCGGGAAGTCGACCACCCACATTGGGGCCCAACGGTTTTCGAACAAACCGTTCTTCTTGCCGAACTCACTGTGGCCAATCTTGATGCGCAAGGCACCGATGGCGTCGTTCACGATCTTGGCTTTGTCTGCGCCGAAGAAAATCAAGTCGCCGTCTTGTACGCCTGTGCGCTCGAGCACTGCGGCCAAAGCTGCGTCGTGGATGTTTTTCACGATGGGTGACTGCAAGCCGTCACGGCCCTTGGCCAACTCGTTCACGCGGATGTAGGCCAAGCCCTTGGCACCGTAGATCTTGACGAACTCGGTGTACGCGTCGATCTCGCCACGGCTGATGCCGCCACCTTCCACAGAACCATTGGGCACGCGCAGGGCCACCACGCGGCCGCCCTTCATGTTGGCAGCGCCTGAGAACACTTTGAAGTCCACATCGCCCATGACATCGGTCACTTCGGTGAACTGCAATTTCACGCGCAGGTCTGGCTTATCAGAGCCGTAGATGTGCATGGCGTCTTGGTAAGTCATGACGGGGAACTCGCCCAGGTCCACGCCGATGGTGTTGGTGAACACGCGCTTGATCATGCCTTGGAACATGTCGCGGATTTCTTCCTCGCTCAAGAACGAGGTTTCAATATCAATCTGGGTGAATTCAGGTTGACGGTCAGCGCGCAAGTCTTCGTCGCGGAAGCACTTGGTGATTTGGTAGTAACGGTCATAACCCGCCACCATCAACAGCTGTTTGAACAACTGTGGCGACTGTGGCAACGCAAAGAAGTGGCCATCGTGCACGCGGCTAGGCACGAGGTAATCGCGCGCGCCTTCGGGCGTGCTCTTGGTCAACATAGGTGTTTCGATGTCGACAAAGCCGTTTTCATCGAGGTACTTGCGCACTTCCATTGACACTTTATAGCGAAGCATCAGGTTGTTTTGCATGTACGGACGACGCAGGTCGAGCACACGGTGTGTGAGGCGTGTGGTCTCAGACAAGTTGTCGTCATCAATTTGGAATGGAGGCGTGACCGACTCGTTCAACACGATGAGCTCGTGACACAACACTTCAATCTTGCCGCTCTTCAAACCTTCATTGGTCGTGCCATCAGGACGGGCGCGCACCAAGCCTTTGACTTGGATACAAAACTCATTGCGCACGTTCTCGGCCACGTTGAACATCTCAGGACGGTCTGGATCGCACACCACCTGCACATAACCTTCACGGTCACGCAAGTCGATGAAGATCACGCCACCGTGGTCACGACGACGGTTGACCCAGCCGCACAGGCTCACGGTTTGGCCATTGAGGGCTTCGGTCACGAGACCGCAGTAGTGGGAGCGCATTGCCATTTTTAGTTTCTCTTTTCTTTGAGGGCGGGAACGCTGGGAGAGACAGCGCCCATGGAAATCACATACGTCAGAGCTTCGTCAACACTGAGATCGAGCTCGATGACATCGTTTTTGGGAACCAGCAAAAAGTAGCCGCTGGTCGGGTTGGGTGTGGTGGGCACATAGACGCTCAAAAACTCGCCATCGAGTTTGCTGGCCACTTCACCCATCGGTGTACCCGTTTGAAAAGCGATGGTCCATGTACCACTGTGTGGGTATTGCACCAACAAGGCTTTGCGAAACGCATTGCCACCATCGGAGAACAAGGTGTCTGATACCTTCTTTACGCTGGAGTAAATCGACTTGACGATGGGGATTTGGTTCAACAAACGGTCCCATTGCCTGACCCACCAACGGCCAGCCACGTTAGACACCAAAGCGCCCGTCAGCAACAAAACCAAGACCAACAAGATCACGCCCAAACCTGGCACGTGATCGAGCCAATAAATCATGTCGGGTGAGACCAAGTGCAATTTGGTCAGCGTGCCTAGAAACGCGCTGTCCAATGAACCCACCAGCCAGCTCAAGACCGCCACAGTGATGACCAAGGGTGTCCAGACCAAGAGGCCTGCGAGCAGGTATTTTTTAATCGGCATGAAGAGCTTTGTGGTTTTGAAAAATCAGTGACAAGCGCAGCCTGTGGCGCAACCGCCCGAAGCGGCTGGCGTGGCGGAGCTGCTAGAAGCGGTGTCCGTGCTGCTACTAGAGCTGGTGCTGGCAGTAGCGCTGTCGCTGGTCGCGGCTGCGGCAGCCGTGCTCGCTGTAGCGGCTGGGGCAGACGTGCCACCCGAGCCGCCTTTGAAATCGGTGGCGTACCAACCCGAGCCTTTGAGCTGAAAGCCCGCGGCGGTGAGTTGTTTGGAAAACGTGGGTTTGCCGCATTCAGGGCAATCCGTCAGCGGAGCATCCGCAATTTTTTGTAGCACGTCCTTGGCATGACCGCAGGACCCGCATTTGTAGGCGTAAATTGGCATGGCGAGGGGGTTCGGTAAAACCCTGAATTATAGGCGCCTAGCCCCTATTTCAAGGGGCGGCAGACACCTGCGCTGCCCTCTTTCGTCCGTGAAGTGCCGACTTAGGCCGCGCCCACCAGTTTGTGGTGGCTGGCGTGGGCGTTGCGAATGGCTTGTGGGCCCAAAGAACCCAGCACCATGCCCGTCAAACTGGCCAACACGCCGACCAACTGGGCCGGAAACTCGTCACCCGCTGGCGTAGCCAAGAACAGGCCCCACGTCAGCAAGCCAAAGGTCAATGCAAAAATAGCGCCCTGCGTGGTGGCTCGTTTCCAGTACAAGCCAAAGGTCAGCGGCACAAATGCGCCAACCAAGGGCACCTGATATGCGCCCGACACCATCTCGTAAATGGACGTGCCTTGCATGCGAATGGCATAGCCCAGCACCAAGATGCTGAACACCAACACGGTCACACGCATGGCGCGCAGCTCTTGTTGGTCGCTTTGGTGGGGAAAGAACTGACGCCAAATGTTTTCAGTGAACGTCACGCTAGGCGCGAGCAAGGTGGCCGAGGCACATGACTTGATGGCCGACAACAACGCGCCAAAGAACAGCACCTGCATGACAAACGGCATTTGCGTCATCACCAAAGTGGGCAGTACTTTTTGTGGGTCATCGGCAATCAAGGTTGCCGCTTGCTCGGGCATGATGATCATGGCGCTGACCACCAAGAACATGGGCACAAACGCAAACAAGATGTAGCAAATGCCGCCAATCACGGGGCCATGCGTGGCGGCCTTGATGCTGTTGGCCGACATGACGCGTTGAAACACATCTTGCTGCGGAATCGACCCCAGCATGATGGTGATGGCAGAAGCGAAGAAAAACAAAATGTCTTTGAGCTGTGGCTCGGGCCAGAACTTGAACATGTCTTGGCTAATGGCCAGCGCCAGCACCTTGTCTGCCCCGCCCGCTTGGTCTGCAGCAAACACCGCAAGAACAGACAAGCCCACCACCAAGATGATCATCTGAATGAAATCAGTAATGGCCACCGACCACATGCCGCCAAACAAGGTGTAAGCCAAAATCGACACCACTCCAATGACCATACCCAGCTCTAGGCTGACCACGCCATCGGACAACAAGTTAAACACGAGGCCCAAAGCCGTGACTTGCGCCGACACCCAACCCAGATAGCTGACCATGATGATGAGAGAGCACACCACTTCCACCACGCGGCCATAGCGCTCACGGAAGTAATCGCTGATGGTGAGCAGCGTCATGCGGTAAAGCTTGCCCGCGAAGAACAGGCCTACAAAGATCAAGCAAAAGCCAGCGCCGAAGGGGTCTTCCACCACGCCGTGCAAACCACCGTTCACAAACTTGGCAGGAATGCCCAACACGGTTTCAGAACCAAACCATGTGGCAAACGTGGTGGTGATGACCATGGCCATGGGCAGGTGACGGCCAGCAATGGCAAAGTCAGCCGAGTTTTGAACGCGCTTGGCCGCCATCAAGCCAATGGCGATGGTGACCAGCAAGTAGACGATGACGAGTGTGAGCAGCACGGGTCAACTCCGCTTAGTGATTAAAAGTAATGGTGCAGACGCACAAACATCTGCATGGCAAACATGCCGAGCACAAAACCACCGCCCACCCACGCAATGCCTTGCAGCAAACGGTTGGTGCGGCGCTGCTCTTGAATGAGCAACTGCAACTGAGCGTTGTCATTGCTTTGGCGATGCTTCAAGAAGTCATGCACCAAACGTGGCAACTCGGGCAAGAGCTTGGCGTAGCGCGGCGCTTCGGCCACCAATTGCTTCCACAACTTTTTGGGGCCGACTTGGTCAAGCATCCACGTTTCCAAAAACGGTTTGGCGGTGCTCCACAAATCCAAATTGGGATCGAGCTGACGGCCCAAGCCTTCGATGTTGAGCAGTGTTTTTTGCAACAACACCAGCTGCGGCTGAATCTCGACATTGAAGCGGCGCGAGGTTTGGAACAAACGCATGAGCACCAGACCCAAGGAAATCTCTTTCAACGGGCGGTCAAAGTAAGGCTCACACACGGCACGAATGGCGGACTCCAACTCATCCACTCGCGTGTCAGAAGGTACCCAGCCTGACTCGATGTGCAACTCGGCCACGCGCTTGTAGTCGCGACGGAAGAAGGCCGTGAAGTTTTGCGCCAAATACTCTTTGTCGGTTTCCGTGAGCGTGCCCACGATGCCAAAGTCCAGCGAGATGTAACGGCCAAAGGTGGCGGGCTCTAAGCTGACTTGGATGTTGCCGGGGTGCATGTCGGCATGAAAAAAACCATCGCGAAACACTTGGGTAAAGAAGATGGTCACGCCATCGCGTGCGAGCTTCGGGATATCCACGCCCGCCGCACGCAGCTTCTCCACTTGACTGATGGGTACGCCCTTCATGCGCTCCATCACGATCACGTCATCACGGCAAAAGTCCCAAATCATCTCGGGAATCAAAACCAAGTTGAGGCCTTCCATGTTGCGGCGCAACTGCGCAGCATTAGAGGCTTCTCGCATGAAGTCGAGTTCGTCGTGCAGATACTTGTCAAACTCGGCCACCACTTCGCGGGGCTTCAAGCGTTTGCCGTCGGCACTGAGGCGATCGACCCAACCGGCCATCATGCGCATGAGGCTCAGGTCTTTGTCGATCACCGTCAACATGCCGGGGCGCAGCACCTTCACAGCCACTTCACGTGTGACACCGTTGCTGTCTTTGATAACCGCAAAGTGCACTTGTGCAATGGATGCACTGGCCACTGGCTTGTGCGTGAACTCCACAAAAATTTCATTCAGCGGACGACCAAACGCACGCTCAATGGTGCCCACGGCAACGTCTGAAGAAAACGGCGGCACGCGGTCTTGTAAAAACGCCAACTCATCAGCAATGTCTGGCGGCAACAAATCGCGGCGCGTCGACAAGACTTGGCCAAACTTCACAAAGATGGGGCCGAGGTGCTCCAAAGCCTCACGCAAACGCTGGCCACGTGGCGCCGATAAATCGCGCCCCACCGACACAATGCGGGCCAACAAACGCAGGCCCGGCTTTTGGAAACTGGTGAGCACCAGCTCGTCCAAGCCGTAACGCAAGACGATGAAGACAATATAAATACCGCGCAGCAAACGGGTCATCATGGCGCGGCCTTCGCGGTTTGTTGTTGCACAAAGCTGCGCAGGGCATCGACGATGCGCTTGGCGGTTTGCACCAAGGTGTGGGCAGGTGCGTCGCCAATGAGACGGGCCACGTCTTCTTCAGGGTCCCAGCGCACGTGGTCGATCAGCCAATTAACTTCGGCGGCCAGCTGCACATCGCCTTCGATGCGAATAGCAGGCTTCTCGCCTTGCAGCACAGTCTTGGCCAACTCAAACGGTGAAGGTTCGTTCACACGCAGCACGAGGTCGGCCGCTTTAGTGCCTGCATCGGGTGTGATGAACTCCACCAAGCCTGCAGGTGTGAACGCGCATTGAAACACTTGGTCGCGCCAGCACACTTGCACTTGGCGGCCTTTTTGGCGTTGCAAGCGGTCGCGTGCCGCAGGCTCTTGCATGAGTATGTGGTTTAACAAGAGAACCACACGCTGCTGCACTTCAGCCACAGCCCAAGCGGGCGGGGTGAACGATTGCGGGAAATCTGCGGGGAGTTGGGCGCGCAGCGTGTCTGCTGCATCGGCCAACCAAGAAAAAGGGGACTGTGTTGCCATAGTCCCCAATTATTCCTTGTTTGGGCGCCCTTCTCGGCACGCCCTGATTTAACCGGTTTATTGCAAGGCTTGTACGCCTGCCACCAGCCAGCCCAAGCTGCCGTCTTTGGGTTTGGTCATGTTCCACACTTCGCGGAACGGTGTGGGACCAGAAGATGGCTCTTCACGGATCAGACCCGAGAACTCCACGCTGGCCATGTAGTTGTTGCCCACGTCTTCGATGCCCAACAAGTGTGCATCGAGCATGACCACGTCGGTGTGATTCACTTGGCCGTTGGCTGTGGCTTCGCGCTCAGCCAATTGGGCTTTGATTTCGTCCAACATGCTGTCGGTCATCATGGTGCGCAACGCGGAAATGTCGGAACGGTCCCACGCATGCTGCAAAGTCATAAAGTTTTGCTTGGCCGCGTTGACAAAGCCTGCGGTGTCAAAGTCAGCAGGGATGCCCCACGTTTGGCTACCGCCCAAAGCGGAACCAATCATCGAACCACCAGCAGCAGGTGTGAAATTGGCTTGCGTGTCCATGGGACGGGCTGACGAGTCGTTGCCCACGTTCTTGGGGTTGTACTGAGGCAGTGTGCTGGGGTTGGCAGGGGCGCCAGCGCCTTCAAAGGCGTAGGGGCTGGTGTTGCTGGCTTCGGGTTGTTGGCGGCGACGCATGATGGCGCCAATGACCATCATCACGACCAAGGCCAACACGCCAAACATCAAGAACTGACCGAATTCAGCACCAAAACCCATGGAGTGGGCCAACCAAGCGAGGCCCAAACCGGCAGCCAAACCACCGAGCATGCCGCCCATGCCACCAAAGCGGCTAGGCGCAGCAGCTGGTGCTGCGGGCGCTTGCGGAGCTGCAGCAGGCGCAGCATTGGGCGTGGCAGCAGGTGCAGGCTTGGCAGCTTCGCGTTGCGTCACATTGCTGGACTGTTGGCCCATCGATTTACCACCGCCCAAGCGTTTGGCAGCTTCAGCGTGCATGGTGGCAAAGGCCATGGCCACCACAAAAAGGGCTGTCAAAAGTTTCTTCATTGCGTCATCTCCGGTTGTCGTTGTCTTGTTTTTTACATCTCAGCACTTGATTCCAACATGAAGCGCGACCACGCCGGCGCTCATGTTGTGAAAGTCCACATGGCCAAAGCCATTTTGTTTCATAAGGGATTTCAGTTCCTCTTGGCCGGGGTGCATGCGAATGGACTCGGCCAAATATTGGTAGCTCGACGCATCGCCCGCAATCATCTGGCCCAGCTTGGGCAAGATGTTGAATGAGTACCAGTCGTAGGCTTTCTCAAGCGGCTTGGCCACTTTGGAAAATTCGAGCACCAGCAACTTGCCATTGGGCTTGAGCACGCGGCACATTTCGCGCAGGGCCGCATCTTTGTGGGTCATGTTGCGCAGACCAAAAGCCACGCTGACCACATCAAAGTGGTTATCAGGGAAAGGCAGTTTTTCGGCATCGCACACCAAGGTGGGCAAGACCATGCCATGGTCGAGCAAGCGGTCGCGGCCTGTGCGCAACAT contains:
- a CDS encoding ATP-binding cassette domain-containing protein encodes the protein MSAPWLIQVNHLTCGPIQNLSFAWPSGVGWICGDEGRGKTTLLRLLAGDVHPAAGQVVTPAGGVFWVDLQDATHDDITVQACWDALRAHYPRWNQDLLQDLAEELGMTQHLDKRLSMLSAGSRRKVMVVAALASGATVTLLDQPFAALDLASVRVIHEFFQEAAEHTSRAWIVADYQAPNDLPLASVLNLDTPR
- the aspS gene encoding aspartate--tRNA ligase, whose product is MAMRSHYCGLVTEALNGQTVSLCGWVNRRRDHGGVIFIDLRDREGYVQVVCDPDRPEMFNVAENVRNEFCIQVKGLVRARPDGTTNEGLKSGKIEVLCHELIVLNESVTPPFQIDDDNLSETTRLTHRVLDLRRPYMQNNLMLRYKVSMEVRKYLDENGFVDIETPMLTKSTPEGARDYLVPSRVHDGHFFALPQSPQLFKQLLMVAGYDRYYQITKCFRDEDLRADRQPEFTQIDIETSFLSEEEIRDMFQGMIKRVFTNTIGVDLGEFPVMTYQDAMHIYGSDKPDLRVKLQFTEVTDVMGDVDFKVFSGAANMKGGRVVALRVPNGSVEGGGISRGEIDAYTEFVKIYGAKGLAYIRVNELAKGRDGLQSPIVKNIHDAALAAVLERTGVQDGDLIFFGADKAKIVNDAIGALRIKIGHSEFGKKNGLFENRWAPMWVVDFPMFEFDDESQRYTAVHHPFTAPKDGHEDWMVTAPEKCISKGYDMVLNGWEMGGGSVRIHRADVQQKVFDALKITPEEAQLKFGFLLDALQYGAPPHGGLAFGLDRIVTLMTGAESIRDVIAFPKTQRAQCLLTQAPSPVDEKQLRELHIRLRNLDAAKA
- a CDS encoding DUF502 domain-containing protein produces the protein MPIKKYLLAGLLVWTPLVITVAVLSWLVGSLDSAFLGTLTKLHLVSPDMIYWLDHVPGLGVILLVLVLLLTGALVSNVAGRWWVRQWDRLLNQIPIVKSIYSSVKKVSDTLFSDGGNAFRKALLVQYPHSGTWTIAFQTGTPMGEVASKLDGEFLSVYVPTTPNPTSGYFLLVPKNDVIELDLSVDEALTYVISMGAVSPSVPALKEKRN
- a CDS encoding FmdB family zinc ribbon protein, which produces MPIYAYKCGSCGHAKDVLQKIADAPLTDCPECGKPTFSKQLTAAGFQLKGSGWYATDFKGGSGGTSAPAATASTAAAAATSDSATASTSSSSSTDTASSSSATPAASGGCATGCACH
- a CDS encoding sodium:solute symporter family protein, giving the protein MLLTLVIVYLLVTIAIGLMAAKRVQNSADFAIAGRHLPMAMVITTTFATWFGSETVLGIPAKFVNGGLHGVVEDPFGAGFCLIFVGLFFAGKLYRMTLLTISDYFRERYGRVVEVVCSLIIMVSYLGWVSAQVTALGLVFNLLSDGVVSLELGMVIGVVSILAYTLFGGMWSVAITDFIQMIILVVGLSVLAVFAADQAGGADKVLALAISQDMFKFWPEPQLKDILFFFASAITIMLGSIPQQDVFQRVMSANSIKAATHGPVIGGICYILFAFVPMFLVVSAMIIMPEQAATLIADDPQKVLPTLVMTQMPFVMQVLFFGALLSAIKSCASATLLAPSVTFTENIWRQFFPHQSDQQELRAMRVTVLVFSILVLGYAIRMQGTSIYEMVSGAYQVPLVGAFVPLTFGLYWKRATTQGAIFALTFGLLTWGLFLATPAGDEFPAQLVGVLASLTGMVLGSLGPQAIRNAHASHHKLVGAA
- the ubiB gene encoding ubiquinone biosynthesis regulatory protein kinase UbiB, whose translation is MTRLLRGIYIVFIVLRYGLDELVLTSFQKPGLRLLARIVSVGRDLSAPRGQRLREALEHLGPIFVKFGQVLSTRRDLLPPDIADELAFLQDRVPPFSSDVAVGTIERAFGRPLNEIFVEFTHKPVASASIAQVHFAVIKDSNGVTREVAVKVLRPGMLTVIDKDLSLMRMMAGWVDRLSADGKRLKPREVVAEFDKYLHDELDFMREASNAAQLRRNMEGLNLVLIPEMIWDFCRDDVIVMERMKGVPISQVEKLRAAGVDIPKLARDGVTIFFTQVFRDGFFHADMHPGNIQVSLEPATFGRYISLDFGIVGTLTETDKEYLAQNFTAFFRRDYKRVAELHIESGWVPSDTRVDELESAIRAVCEPYFDRPLKEISLGLVLMRLFQTSRRFNVEIQPQLVLLQKTLLNIEGLGRQLDPNLDLWSTAKPFLETWMLDQVGPKKLWKQLVAEAPRYAKLLPELPRLVHDFLKHRQSNDNAQLQLLIQEQRRTNRLLQGIAWVGGGFVLGMFAMQMFVRLHHYF
- a CDS encoding Tim44-like domain-containing protein, encoding MKKLLTALFVVAMAFATMHAEAAKRLGGGKSMGQQSSNVTQREAAKPAPAATPNAAPAAAPQAPAAPAAAPSRFGGMGGMLGGLAAGLGLAWLAHSMGFGAEFGQFLMFGVLALVVMMVIGAIMRRRQQPEASNTSPYAFEGAGAPANPSTLPQYNPKNVGNDSSARPMDTQANFTPAAGGSMIGSALGGSQTWGIPADFDTAGFVNAAKQNFMTLQHAWDRSDISALRTMMTDSMLDEIKAQLAEREATANGQVNHTDVVMLDAHLLGIEDVGNNYMASVEFSGLIREEPSSGPTPFREVWNMTKPKDGSLGWLVAGVQALQ
- the ubiE gene encoding bifunctional demethylmenaquinone methyltransferase/2-methoxy-6-polyprenyl-1,4-benzoquinol methylase UbiE; the encoded protein is MSSTHFGFKTVDEKEKAKHVRGVFDSVASKYDVMNDLMSAGLHRVWKRYTVMVADLREGSQVLDIAGGTGDLSMAFAKKVGKTGCVVHTDINEAMLRTGRDRLLDHGMVLPTLVCDAEKLPFPDNHFDVVSVAFGLRNMTHKDAALREMCRVLKPNGKLLVLEFSKVAKPLEKAYDWYSFNILPKLGQMIAGDASSYQYLAESIRMHPGQEELKSLMKQNGFGHVDFHNMSAGVVALHVGIKC